One window of Esox lucius isolate fEsoLuc1 chromosome 25, fEsoLuc1.pri, whole genome shotgun sequence genomic DNA carries:
- the LOC105008935 gene encoding WD repeat-containing protein 19-like isoform X2 has protein sequence MYTELQTQKIRIPAEMNTNLMILHSYILVKIHVKRGDHLKGARMLIRVSNNISKFPSLIECHRAGLKNSSFSFAAMLMRPEYRNKIDPKYRKKIEAMVRYETCSPDTGNRDLTLPPRPNPAPEATPEPRNVCV, from the exons ATGTATACAGAGCTGCAGACCCAGAAGATCAGGATCCCTGCTGAGATGAACACCAACCTCATGATCCTACACTCCTATATCCTAGTCAAG ATCCACGTTAAGAGAGGTGATCACTTGAAAGGCGCTCGCATGCTCATCAGAGTTTCCAACAACATCAGCAAATTCCCCTCAC TAATTGAGTGCCATCGTGCTGGTTTGAAGAACTCGTCATTCAGCTTCGCCGCCATGCTTATGAGACCAGAGTACCGCAACAAGATCGATCCCAAATACCGGAAAAAGATAGAGGCTATGGTCCGGTATGAAACATGTTCACCAGATACAGGGAACCGAGACCTAACCCTGCCCCCCAGACCTAACCCTGCCCCCGAGGCCACACCCGAACccagaaatgtttgtgtttga
- the LOC105008935 gene encoding WD repeat-containing protein 19-like isoform X1: MYTELQTQKIRIPAEMNTNLMILHSYILVKIHVKRGDHLKGARMLIRVSNNISKFPSHIVPIQTSAVIECHRAGLKNSSFSFAAMLMRPEYRNKIDPKYRKKIEAMVRYETCSPDTGNRDLTLPPRPNPAPEATPEPRNVCV, translated from the exons ATGTATACAGAGCTGCAGACCCAGAAGATCAGGATCCCTGCTGAGATGAACACCAACCTCATGATCCTACACTCCTATATCCTAGTCAAG ATCCACGTTAAGAGAGGTGATCACTTGAAAGGCGCTCGCATGCTCATCAGAGTTTCCAACAACATCAGCAAATTCCCCTCAC acatCGTGCCCATCCAAACATCTGCAGTAATTGAGTGCCATCGTGCTGGTTTGAAGAACTCGTCATTCAGCTTCGCCGCCATGCTTATGAGACCAGAGTACCGCAACAAGATCGATCCCAAATACCGGAAAAAGATAGAGGCTATGGTCCGGTATGAAACATGTTCACCAGATACAGGGAACCGAGACCTAACCCTGCCCCCCAGACCTAACCCTGCCCCCGAGGCCACACCCGAACccagaaatgtttgtgtttga